The proteins below come from a single Megalops cyprinoides isolate fMegCyp1 chromosome 5, fMegCyp1.pri, whole genome shotgun sequence genomic window:
- the zgc:63972 gene encoding protein CutA homolog, producing the protein MTFAVGGKMDWLCQRCHRESVSQSFFRPGFLICFMGMLLTLVMYPALKTLGIQLHSALTGSYVSGHHSVVLINCPNEQAAKDIGRAIMERRLAACVNIFPKSVTLYFWKGEIQDATEILLLVKTRTSKVQKLTDFVKSLHPYDVPEVLSFPVEDGSLPYMKWMDDAVPDD; encoded by the exons ATGACATTCGCAGTGGGAGGAAAAATGGACTGGTTGTGTCAGCGATGTCATAGGGAATCTGTTTCTCAGTCTTTCTTCCGTCCTGGatttttaatatgtttcatG GGGATGCTGTTGACTCTGGTGATGTACCCAGCTTTGAAGACTCTGGGGATACAGCTACACTCAGCACTAACAGGGAGCTACGTGTCAGGGCACCACTCTGTAGTCCTCATCAACTGCCCCAATGAGCAAGCTGCTAAGGACATTGGCAG AGCCATAATGGAGAGGAGACTGGCCGCTTGTGTCAACATTTTCCCCAAGAGCGTCACCTT gtaCTTCTGGAAGGGGGAAATCCAGGACGCCACAGAAATCTTGCTG CTAGTGAAGACAAGAACGTCCAAAGTCCAGAAGCTTACAGACTTCGTGAA GTCTCTTCACCCGTACGATGTTCCTGAGGTACTGAGCTTCCCTGTTGAAGATGGGAGTCTGCCATACATGAAGTGGATGGATGATGCTGTCCCAGACGACTGA